tgggcatggttgcatgcacctgtagtcccagctactcaggaggttgatgtgggaggatcccttgagcccaggaagtggaggttgcagtgagctatgattgcaccactgcattccagcctgggtgacagagccagaccttgtgtcaaaaaaaaaagttggggtgCTTTAATCCTTAGGAGTAGTCCTAgggaaacagaatctctctctgactttctgtcCTCCTTTCCCTGCCCAGGGTAGGACTCTAATCTGATTGGGAGCCCAAAGACCTCATTCGAGAGGGTCATGCCGCATGCTCTAGAGGAAGGAAAGCTGCACAGAGAGACCAAGAGGAATCTGGACAGGCCCTGATGGGTTCCCCAATCAGTCTGTTAATATGAGATCTTATCGATTTTTGGCCCAATCACGTTTCTTCATGATTGTGCATCATCCCTGTTTAATGAAGCTGCCATTAAAACCCAAAAgaaggcccagcatggtggctcacacctgtaatcccagtactttgggaggccgaggtgggtgaatcacctgaggtcaggagtttgagaccaacctggccaacgtggtgaaactctgtctctactaaaaatacaaaataagccgaGCTCAGTGGTGcccgcctctaatcccagctacttgggaggctgaggcaggagaatcgcttgaacccaggaggtggaggttgcagtgagccgatattgtgccattgcactacagcctgagtgacagagtgagaccctatttcaaaaaaaaaaagaaaaaaattattcttaggctggatgtggtggctcacacctgtaatcccagcactttgggaggccaaggtaggcagatcacgtgaggtcaggagttcaagaccaccccggccaacaaggtgaaaccctgtctctactaaaaatacaaaaattagcgaagcatggtggtgggtgcctgtaatcccagctacttgggaggctgaggcaggagaattgcttgaaccctggaggcggaggctgcagtgagctgagattgtgccattgcactccagtgggtgacagagcaagactccatctcaaaaataataataatactaattaaaaaataaaaatacaggcctggcatgatggctcaatcctacaatcccagcagtttgggaggccgaggcaggcgaatcatctgaggtcaggaatttgagaccagcctggccaatatggtgaaacctcatctctactaaaaacacaaaaattagttgggtgtggtggcgtgcgcctgtaatcccagctactcaggaagctgaggcaggagaatctcttgaacccaggaggtggaggttgcagtgagccgagatcgcgccattgcactccagcctgggcaacagagtgagactccatctcaaaaaaagaataaataaataaacaaataataaatacaaatacgAAAATTAGGCAGggatgatggcatgcacctgtagtcccagctactcaggaggctgaggagtgagaatcacttgaacctgggaggcggagcttgcagtgagctgacgtagtgcccctgcactccagcctgggcgacacagcaagactctgtctcaaaacaacaacgacaacaaaaatcCACtcaaccacccacccacccacacacccatccatccaaccatccacccatccatccatccatccattcatccatccacccacccactaacccatccatccatctacccacccacccatccaccctcccacccattcacccatccattcaaCAACATGCTGAGTATCTACTGTATGCCATTTTGGCAAGGAGCAGGAATGGAGGAGAAAGTCGTAGGCAGGAAAAGGATTCTGGAAAAGTGGTCCAGGCAGACGTCAGGACAAAGGGAAGAGTTTGCTCAAGTTTGTCATGTGGAGGAGCAGAGAGGACGCTGGCAGGGCAGGTGGGAATGGAGGAAGTTGGGTTTGCTGGGTTGATAAGGGCCAGATCAGACATCATTTTACAGAAGGATTCATTGAGCAACTATGGTATATACCacgtgttcttttctttttcccctagACTGCTcagcagaatttatttattttttttagagacagagtcttgctctgttgcccaggttatagtgcaatggcatcatctgagctcactgcagccgcaactcctgggctcaagcgattctcctgcctcagcctcccaagtagctaagattacaggcatgcaccaccacacttggctaatgtgtgtgtgtgtgtgtgtgtgtgtgtgtttttagtggcgacagtgtttcaccatgttggtcaggctggtctcgaactcctgacctcagatgatctgctcacattggcctcccaaagtgctgggattacaggcatgagccactgcccctggccataACTTGTAGAACTTCTTTGTCACTCCACAGAGCTCAGTACAATTTAAGGCACAGCGAGGGTGCCCAGCAGACCCTTGATTATTTCCTATGCAGCATAAAGTTCTGCTCCTCGGGAGTAAATCTGCAAATCAGAGCCTTCCTCAGGAAGATAGCTCTACAGATGACCCAGGGGAACAAGTACAAGCCGTGCGTTCCAGCACCCAGGATTTCTTGTTTCATGTCATTTTAAAGAACTCATGGTTTTGGGTATACTGTGGAGTCCTAGGTTCattcccagccttggcctcagTTGTCAAGCCAGCTGTTCCTTCTCACTTGGGGGATTCAGCCCCTTCCCATTTTACCCACCAACTCCTAATCGTCTCCCCTGCTCTAGTCAACCATCTTTTTCTGGAAACTCTTCCTGCATAACCTAGTTTAGAGCAGTCCCCTTGTGCTAGTGTCTAAAGCTTCCTGTTCTTATcacaatcattttttcttttttctttttttttttttttgagatggagtttcgctcttgttgcccaggctggagtgcaatggcacgatctcagctcactgcaacctctgcctcccaagttcaagcaattcttctgcctcagcctcccgagtagctgggattacaggcatgcaccaccacgcccagctaatttttttgtatttttagtagagacggggtttctccatgttggcttggctggtctcaaactctcgaccttaggtgatccgcccacctcagcctcccaaggtgctgggattacaggcatgagccaccgtgcccggcctcttaccacaattttaatcgaactatatattcttttttcttttcagagacacagtctcactctgtcacccaggctggagtagagtgtctagatctcagctcactgcaacctctgcctcccaggttcaaacgattctcctgcctcagcctcccaagtagctgagactgcaggcgtgcattgccacacctggctaatttttgtgtttttagtagagatggggtctcgttatgttAGCCAgattggtctggaactcctgacctcaggtgatctgcccaccccggcctcccaaagtgctgggattacaggtgtgagccactgtgcctggcccaatatatactcttttttccttttctgagccctgctctgttgcccagactggagtgcagtggcgccatctaagctcactgtaacctctgcttcccaggttcaagtgattctcctgtctcagcctcccaagtagctgggattacaggcacatgccaccacgcctggctaatttgtgtatttttagtagagattgggtttcaccatgttggccaggctggtctcaaacttctgacctcgggtgatccgcctatcctggcctcccacagtgctgggattataggtgtgagccaccgggcccggctcCAAAGTATACTCTTAACCCAAGGCAGGCACACACTGCTGCTGTCAATGATGGTATGTGGTaatagggagtggtggggactgtggaGGGAATGTGGCTACAGGATGGATGATTTCACTTGGCTCTAGCAGAAGACTGGTTCTGTGACAGTGTGGGCCCAGTGCTTCCAGAactctcatattttcttttctttcttttacttttttttttttttttttgagacagagtcttgctctgttgccaggctggagtgcagtggcgcgatctcggctcattgcaacctctgcctcctgggttcaagcgattctcctgcctcagcctcccaagtagctgagactacaggcgtgtgccaccacatccagctaatttttgtatttttagtaaagacggggtttcaccacgttggacaggatggtctcgatctcttgaccttgtaatctgcccgcctcagcctcccaaagtgctgggattacaggcgtgagctaccacgcctggccacactCTCATATTTTCGAAGGAAGCCGGAAACCTGGACTTTTAAAGTGAAATGCCCACCCCCCACAACATTTAAGTACtgacaaataatttttagaaacaacGTAAGCCAAACAAAACACATAGGTGGCTCCGAGTTTGTAGGTAGCCTGTGGTTTAATATCTTTCTCTCCCATTTAACTCAGCTCCACGGGGCACATGGCATCTCCCTCTGCTCATCACAATGTCTggatcaaacaaatgaaaaacaaaaacacgatGGCCTCTCCCAGCAAAAGCTCCAGGGTTGGAAAGAGTCCCCTGGCAGGGAATTGGCACCCCGTCGTGCCCATCCTCTCTCTCTGACTGCCTGCTGGAAATGCCCCCATCTCCCTTTGAGTCCTCCTCCCGGGCGACCCCTGTGACCTGTAACCTCTGTCCTGAAATCATCACAATGGCCAGGGTGGCCTCAGCTCAGGGCCTCTGTGACATCACCAAGGACCTGGCACCAGATGCCCAGTCTCCCAGTTGCGAGGGCAAGCAAACCCATCATGAGCAactcccttccccatccctgcTCACCATGTGGATGCTGAAATCGTCCCTGGTCCTGCTTCTGTGCCTCACCTGCAGCTATGCCTTTATGTTCTCTTCTCTGAGACAGAAAACTAGCGAACTCCAGGGGAAGGTGCCGTGTGGAGAGCACTTTCGGATTCGGCAGAATCTACCAGAGCACACCCGAGGCTGGCTTGGGAGCAAATGGCTCtggcttttgtttgttgttgtgcTGTTTGTGATACTGAAGTGTCAAAGAGACAGTGAGAAGAATAAGGTAAGGATGGCTCCATTTTTTTACACCATATTGATTCAATCTCAGGAGTCTCAGGGAAACGGATGTTCTAGTGAGTCTAGGCAGCACCGTTGGGTATAATGAACCGACCTCATGGTCCTGGGCAAAGTTGGCAAATTCACTTCCTGATGTATCCTTAGTGAAGACAATAGTCCCTACATCCACAGATATTGGAACAAACAGTGGAAGATGACCTCTAGCTTATTGGCTCAAAGTTCTTCTGGTTAGATGGATTTTTTCAAATGTAGGATAGATTCAAGaactcagccgggcgcagtggttcatgcctgtaatcccatcacttcgggaggccagggcaggtggattgcctgaggtcggtagtttgagaccagcctggccaacatggtgaaaccccatctctactaaaaatacaaaaattagctaggcgtggcggcgtgtgcctataatcccagctacttgggaggctgaggcaggagaatggcttgaatcctggaggcagaggttgtggtgagctgagatcacactactgcactccagcctgggcaactgagtgagactctgtctcaaaaaaaagaacttatgGTGTGTTTTAGAAGGTCAAAATTATTCACAGGACCAAATTCACTGTTCCCCTTGCTTTTTACATGTTTCCTAGTGTTTGACTTACTGCAAATTCCTGAGCTAAATGGAAATGATATCATCCCAACAAAATATGAGACTTCTGTAAGGAGATAAAggtgtaggccgggcacagtggcttatgcctgtaatcccaaaactttgggaggccgaggcaggcggatcacttgaggtcaggagtttgagaccggcctggccaacatggtgaaacctcatctttactaaaaatacagaaattaggccaggcacagtggctcacccctgtaatcctagcactttgggaggccgaggcgggtgaatcacgaggtcaggagttcgagaccagctgggcaacatggtgaaaccctgtctctactaaaaatacaaaacttagctgggcgtagtggcgggcgcctgtaatcccagctactcgggaggctgaggcaggagaatcacttgaaccccggaggcagaggtggcagtgagccgagatggagccactgcactctagcccaggtgacagtgagactccgtctcaaaaaaaaaaaaaaggctgggcgcagtggctcacgcctgtaatcgcagcactttgggaggccgaggtggacggatcacctgaggtcaggaggttgagaccagcctgaccaacatggagaaagcccgtctctactaaaaatacaaaattagtcaggcgtggtggtgcatgcctgtaatcccagctactcgggaggctgaggcaggagaatcacttgaacccgggaggtggaggttgcagtgagccaaaattgcgccattgccctccagcctgggcaacaagagcaaaactcagtctcaaaaaatatatatacagaaattagccggatgtggtggcacacacctgtaatcccagctactcgggagagtgaggcaggagaatcacttgaacctgggaggcagaggttgcagtgagctgagattgtgccactgcactccagcctgggcaacaaagtgagactctgtataaaaaaaaaaaaattagctggtatggtggtgggcacctgtagtcccagctacttgggaggctgaggcacaagagttgcttgaaccccggcccagggtggtggctcatgcctgtaatcccagtactttgggaagccgaggcgggtggatcacctgaggtcaggagttcaagaccagcctggcaagcatgataaaaccctgtctctacaaaaatacaaaaattagccgggcatgatggcggatgcctgtaatcccagctactcgggaggctgaggcaggagaatcgctggaacccaggaggcagaggttgcagtgaaccgagttcatgccactgcactccagcctgggcgacagggcaagactctgtctcacaaaaaaaaaaaaaagaattgcttgaacccaggaagcggaggttgaggcgagccaagatcacaccagcctgggtgacagagtgaaactgtgtctcaaaaaaacaaacaaaaaaagagatgaagGTGTAAAGTAATAACAGCTGGGCCTCAAAGTGACCATGAACATTCTTTCAAgtagaaggagaaagggaaagaaagcgtGTTCTCCCCTAGAAAGACCCAGCATTTCATGATCCTGTGCCCAAACTGATTAGAGgaagggttggcaaactttttctgtaaagggccagagagtgaATATTTACAGCTTTGTGGGCAGTATGGTCTTCCTTGCAACTACTCAAGTCTGCTGTTGTAACATGAAGCAGCCTTAAACAATATAGAAATGAGTGAGCATGAccgtgtgccaataaaactttatttacaaaaacaggtggaggGCCAAATTTGTCCATAGTCTGCCAATGCCTGCACTCGAGCAATGCTAGAACCATCTTTTCTTAAATGAGCCCAACTCTCTTGGAACTGTGTCAAAACCAGCAAAGTCCGTGATATTATTGACGTTGAATATCTTTCTCGACAGGAGCAGAGTCCTTCTGGCCTTCGAGGCTTCCCATTTCGCACTCcactaaagaaaaatcaaaatgcttATCTTTACAAAGACTGTGTATTCAATACCTTAAACGAACTTGAGGTGGAGCTTTTGAAATCTGTGTCCAAAGTGCGGAATCTTAAAGGTGCCATGGCAACAGGCAGTGGCAGTAACCTCAGGCTTCGAAGGTCAGAGATGCCTGCAGATCCATACCATGTCACGATCTATGAAATGCGGGGAGAAGAAAGCTATAGCTGAATGGATTTGTGtgtcaggagagaaaaaaattgagtgTTGACAAACTGTATGCAAACTAATAAAACTATTCTGAAGAAAAGAACTTCCACGTTTGAGatcttgcttcttttcttttttgcactAGAAGAAAAAGTGAATGTGAGACCAGTAGCCATAGCAgtgatggttttgtttttgcctCTCTCACATCGTCTAGAGCTGTGGGTGGTGAGAAGAGCACCGAAAGCTACATAATAGTACGTGATGAGCTCGTGCTTCCGTGCAATGGCCGCGGGTGGATGTTGGAGCTAGGGAAATCTGGGATAAGATGCTGACGTCATTTCCATACAAACTCTCGCTCTCTATAGTATCTATTTGTGCAAGATACAGAACTGCTTTTTATCTTTGATATATTACAAAAGACGGCATTAATGATagttttaaaatggtaaaatgatTCAGTTAGGAGGGGTGTATTCTAGAGTTATCTGATTGTCTCACCACAGGAGTCCTTtcactcattccatttcaaaggTTCCATGCATTGACTTTTCCTTCTACCAAACTGGCAGTTACATTTGTCAATAGTTGGattaagaaaaagggaaaggccgggcatggtggctcacacctgtaatcttagcactttgggaggccaaggcgggaggattgcttgagtccaggagtttgaaaccaccctgggcaacatagtgagattccttctctattatttttaaattagaaaaaaaaaagggggaaaaacaaTTCATCCTTTCTATATCATTGGGGTTTTGGATACAGATGTGCTAACCAGGGGCTCCCCAGTCAGTTGATATGTACTTTATCATACTTATTTAAAATGTGGATAGTTTACATGTTAGTATGGCTGACTCTGCACACAGTTAGGGCTGTAAAGCTCCTACTGACCCCTGAGCCCATCTTCCCTCATTTAAAAGGCCAACCtatggccgggctcggtggctcaagcctgtaatcctagcactttgggaggctgaggcgggcagatcatgaggtcaagagattgagaccatcctggccaatgtggtgaaaccccgtctttactaaaaatacaaaaattagctgggtgtggtggcgggtgcctgtagtcccagctgcttgggaggctgaggcaggagaattgcttgaacccaggaggcggaggttgcagtgagccgagatcgtgccactacactccagcctggcgacagagcaagactccatctcaaaaaaataataaataaataaataaataaataaataaataaataaataaatggccaaCCTGATGGTTTTGTAGACACACTTGTGCTTGGCTGGAGAGAACAGTTAGCTGTGGGACACCATGGAAATTCCTTTATTTCACTTCAGTCCAAAATTTTGGTGCCTGACAGAGAAGTCCTGAATCTCTGCCACCTTCCTTTATTTGTCCACTCCCATTATTTGCACAAAGCTTTCAGCATCCTCCCTGCACGGGTGATTTTCTCCATGTGTAGGAGGTGGACCTCTTGTAAAAGGTCCTTGAACATTTTGCTTTTTGCCTTAACTCTCAGCTTTCAATACAGGGGAAATGGAAGGAGCCAAGATTACTCCTTTTGCCTTCCAGATTATTTATGAGTGTTTTCAAGCAAACTGGAGTATGTCAGTTATTGTCACAGCCCACTCTGAAGAAATCCAGATAACAAAAAAATTGGTTTTAACCAGTAATCTCAAGATGGGGCAGGTTTTAGATTGTCTTCATTTAACCAGTAGATAGTAGATCTGTGATCAGCAAGCTACAGCTCACAGGCCAAATTTGGCCACCTGCCTATATTTGTACAGCCTTGTGAACtaataatgatttttatattttttcgtGCTTAAAAATatcaggcagggtgtggtggtgtgcacctagagtaccagctactctggaggatgaggcaggaggattgcttgagcccaggagtctgagttcagcctgagcaacatagtgagaccctgtcgctgtgtgtgtgtatatatatatggcgacaaatatgtatatatatatatttgatgacatgaaaattacataaaatccAACCTTTAGCACCcatgaagttttattggaacacaggcacactcattaatttacatattatctatggctgcttttgtgccaCAAAATTTCCACGTTGTCTATGGCTCTAGCTTTTGTGCTTACAATAGCAGGCTTGAATTATTGCAACAGAAACCAATATGgcccacaaatatttactaactggCCCTTTACAGGAtaagtttgccaacccctaatTTATGCTAATCTCATATGTTAACAAGcagaagctgggcgcagtggctcacatctggaatcccagtactttggtaggctgaggtgggcagatcacttgaggtcaggagttcgagaccagcccagccaacatggggaaacctcgtctctactaaaaatacacaattagttaggcatggtggtgggtgcctgtaatcccagactacttgggaggttgaggcaggagaatcacttgaacctgggaggtggaggttgcagtgagccgagatcgcaccattgcacaccagcctaggcaagagagcgagactccatctcaaaacaaaataaaacaaaaaccaggaaATGTATTCATTAGTAGATATATTCATCTTCACAAACATACTTGTCTGgaagacaaaatataattttataaatttatttttatttttattttttgagacagggtctccctctgtcacccaggttggagtgcagtggcatgaatgataatggctcactgcagcctcaacctcccaggctcaagcgatcctcccacctcagtttttcctttttttattttttttgagacagagtctcgctcttgttgcccaggctggagtgcagtggcgtgatcgtggctcactgcaacctctgcctcctgggttcaaacgattctcctgcctcagcctcctaagtagctgggattacaggcacctgccaccacgcccggctaatttttgtactttcagtagagatagggtttcgccatgttgcccagcctggtctctaactcctgacctcaggtgatccgccgcctcagcctcctaaagtgctgggattacaggtgtgagccactgtgcccggccccacctcagcctttctagttgctgggaccacatgcGTGCACCACCTTGCCAGGCTAATATCTTtaaggtattttttgtagagtctgttgcccaggctggtcttgaactcccaagctcaagtgatcctcctgctcagtctcccaaagtgctgggattacaggtatgagctaccacacccagcctataaacCGTATTTTTGTGTATAGCTCCATCCAGGGCACTAGCAACTAAAGATGGGGATCCTCCGAAAGGGGAAATTGTCAAAACTCCTTAGAGCAAGTGCACCAAGGATGTAAATTAGAACAAAATCTGCTGTACATTTGGATTTAACAATTCCTCAAAAATGGTATCCTCCATGTCTTTGGCCTAGCTTAATACACACTGTGCAGACCACAGTTTTGCCTAGAAAATAGTGTTTTCTCAATCCAGTCAATTTCATGCAATATTTTCACGCTAAAATGCATTAGATGTATTTTTGGAGCCATATCTTAAagttactcaactctgctgttataGCATAAACTCAAATTCTATTACCACACCCTGtggtttaaaaagagaaattgaggcctggcgtggtgtctcatgccggtaatcccagcactttgggagaccgaggcaggagtatcccttgagtctaggagttcaagacactcctgggcaacatggtgataccctaactctaaaaaaatatacagaatagtCTGGATAATGGAGCCTTgggagaaaaagttttaaaaaaataaaaagaaaagaaaaacaagcaaacaaagaaaactgGTCGAGCATgggggtgcgtgcctgtggtctcagctactagggatgctgaggtgggaggatcacttgagcccgggaagtagaggctgcagtgagccgtgataccaccactgcagtccaggctgggtgacagagtgagaccctgtctcaaaaaaaaaaaaaaaaaaaaagaccaggtgcagtggctcgtgcctgtaatcccaacactttgggaagcggaggtgggtggatcacctgaggtcaggacttcaagaccagcctggccaacatgatgaaaccctgtctctactaaaaatccaaaaattagctgaacatggtggtgtgcatctgtagtcccagctactcaggaggctaagccaggagaatcacttgactagggaggtggaggttgcagtgagccgagacgatgtcactgtcctccagcctgagcaacagagtgagactccatctcaaaaaaaaataaaaatttaaaaatttaaaaaacaaaagaaaatgaaaaataaaaagagaagctgATACATAAATGATAACTGCTGATCACTGTAGTTGCCTAAATCTTAAAGTGTTTATCAGAGCAGGTTGACAGCTCAGACTGTCTGCAGAATGCATTCCCTTGCTGCTGTAGTACTCATGGCATTTTGCATCTTCAAAGCCAATAAGGACAGTAAGATTCTAGAGCGAATCACTAGCACAACAGGGGCCTCACAATGTGATGTCATCATGGGAGCCATGGGCATCAGCTCTGCCATGCTCTACTGGGTGGAAACAAGTCACTCACGGGTGTGAATACCAGGAGTGGGACCCAGCTGCAAAGAGGCTGCTCCAGCATGAGGTGATGGAGGCATCATGCTGGTGCTAACAAAAAATTGAGCATTAGGCAGGGGACATGGCCACTGGACACGGCCTTGTTCATGAACCTGGATGCGGGTGGTGGGCTAAATTCTAAGATGGTCCCAAGAGGCACTCACCTTTtggtttttggggggttttttgtttgtttgtttttgcttttgagacggagttttgctcttgtcacccagggtggagtgcaatggcacaatcttggctcaccacaacctcctcctcccgggttcaagcaattctcctgcctcagcccccggaatagctgggattacaggcatgcgccaccacacccggctaattctgtatttttagtagaggcggggtttctccatgttggtcaggctggtctcaaactcccgacctcagatgatccacccgcctcggcctcccaaagtgctgggattacaggcgtgagccactgcctccgGCTGGCACTCACCTTTTGTAATCTTTCCCTTGAGTGTGGTGGGAGCTGTGAAGACGATGACATTGTCTTACGTAAGACCTCATAGTAGCCACG
This window of the Pongo abelii isolate AG06213 chromosome 21, NHGRI_mPonAbe1-v2.0_pri, whole genome shotgun sequence genome carries:
- the LOC100936225 gene encoding protein FAM209B, translated to MPPSPFESSSRATPVTCNLCPEIITMARVASAQGLCDITKDLAPDAQSPSCEGKQTHHEQLPSPSLLTMWMLKSSLVLLLCLTCSYAFMFSSLRQKTSELQGKVPCGEHFRIRQNLPEHTRGWLGSKWLWLLFVVVLFVILKCQRDSEKNKEQSPSGLRGFPFRTPLKKNQNAYLYKDCVFNTLNELEVELLKSVSKVRNLKGAMATGSGSNLRLRRSEMPADPYHVTIYEMRGEESYS